In Halobaculum magnesiiphilum, the following proteins share a genomic window:
- a CDS encoding alpha/beta fold hydrolase, with amino-acid sequence MPTVETNDIETYYERRGDGPPVVFVHGAAVDHTQWAPQVDALADEYTVVAYDVRGHGRTGGSDRGTYSIDRFADDLAALIDALDLDRPVVCGLSMGGCIAMTYAARHPDGLAGLVLADTFGPVPLTLGERLQRQLLRATIPPARLVGYERVERAMVWLQRRVSGEGVVGDYDRIEAIRERRPTMSTAEFAKVIRALASFHRTTVDLDAIDVPTLALYGEHDAGFIRRQMRSLASLVGHARLLVVPNAGHASNLDNEAFVDGAIRGHLRRVWPHHSPRHEAGPGPAPAPPAETDG; translated from the coding sequence ATGCCCACCGTGGAGACGAACGACATCGAGACGTACTACGAGCGCCGCGGCGACGGCCCGCCGGTCGTGTTCGTCCACGGTGCGGCCGTCGATCACACCCAGTGGGCCCCGCAGGTCGACGCGCTCGCCGACGAGTACACCGTCGTCGCGTACGACGTTCGCGGGCACGGCCGAACGGGCGGCTCCGACCGCGGGACCTACAGTATCGATCGCTTCGCCGACGACCTCGCGGCGCTCATCGACGCGCTCGATCTCGACCGGCCGGTGGTCTGCGGCCTGTCGATGGGCGGCTGCATCGCGATGACGTACGCCGCGCGCCACCCCGACGGGCTGGCGGGACTCGTCCTCGCGGACACGTTCGGCCCGGTGCCGCTCACCCTCGGCGAGCGCCTCCAGCGGCAGTTACTCCGAGCGACGATCCCGCCCGCGCGGCTGGTCGGCTACGAACGCGTCGAGCGGGCGATGGTGTGGCTCCAGCGGCGCGTCTCCGGCGAGGGCGTCGTCGGCGACTACGACCGGATCGAGGCGATCCGCGAGCGCCGGCCGACGATGTCGACCGCGGAGTTCGCGAAGGTGATCCGAGCCTTGGCGTCGTTCCACCGGACGACGGTGGACCTGGACGCCATCGACGTGCCGACGCTGGCGCTGTACGGCGAGCACGACGCCGGGTTCATCCGGCGACAGATGCGCAGTCTCGCGTCGCTGGTGGGACACGCGCGCCTGCTCGTCGTCCCGAACGCGGGTCACGCGTCGAACCTCGACAACGAGGCGTTCGTCGACGGCGCGATCCGCGGGCACCTCCGACGCGTGTGGCCCCACCACTCGCCGCGCCACGAGGCGGGGCCGGGACCGGCGCCCGCGCCGCCGGCGGAAACGGACGGCTGA
- a CDS encoding adenosylcobalamin-dependent ribonucleoside-diphosphate reductase — protein MSRADLDADELELPIKRTEGETLEERLTSNAYDNILPARYLRKNADGEPTETQEELFERVGRNVALAEAVYEADEPVTVTPDQLKPGHPRRDELAEEVFGKGVTADDEDAETELTVYNVNKFAYETVVPELPDDVRTHVEETADEFQELMERLSFMPNSPTLMNAGDELQQLSACFVDSPADDIDDIHQTAKEAAQVFQSGGGMGYAFWKLRPYGDAVGSTGGIASGPITFMRTFDQMCETIAQGGARRGAQMGVMRVSHPDVIQFIHAKNKDVSLANTLRLNDPDDFTHTSFADALDEARELIDDDGKVPKHLRNAVEGHLSNFNISVGVTDDFMEALENGEEFTFTNPRTEEPHVATPETKELYEMFGLGEHVEVGEELSVPAADLWDHIVEGAHENGEPGVIYLERVNKLHSFDVEEHPDHRILATNPCGEQPLEEYEACNLGHINLSTLADLDAPDWRVWVEEHGDEYESEEAAVEAFLEDAIDWEEFDYRVEMGTRFLENVVTMSDFPVPKIEEKVRDMRKIGLGVMGLAQLYIQLGVRYGSETGNLIAEELMTHINHGSKAASHDLAEERGVFNDWADSKYADPVRYADWFEQYVGEDPHDWADGYPIRNHNTTTIAPTGTTSMVGNTTGGCEPIYNVAYYKNVSDDVQGDEMLVEFDDYFLRTLEANDIDVDAVKEEAQEQMANNEFDGVDGLETVPDAIGELFVVTGDLTAKDHAGVQVACQTGVDSAISKTVNAPNDSTLEDAQEVFEYIYEHGGKGVTYYRDGTRSKQVLTTRADNADFADESEAAEALVEQISEVFGGIEGFLENEDVQAALDEEVSDLLEAADEKTVHIDYTEKRARPDSLRGVTQLIETGYGKMYITINEDPETGEPFELFANIGHSGGFTNSFTESLAKVISTALRSGVDPREIVDELQGTRSPKIAWDKGEQIQSIPDAIGTAMRRYLDDEVEKGYPEQTSLDEVGAGADADAPAPESDGGTAVEGGVSDTESGVSDAGPADAGAPGPEDAGAAERQSDAVDELIANGESPECPDCGSMTLYYSEGCKTCESCGWSEC, from the coding sequence ATGAGTCGCGCCGACCTCGACGCCGACGAGCTCGAACTGCCGATCAAACGAACGGAAGGAGAGACGCTTGAGGAGCGGCTCACGTCCAACGCCTACGACAACATCCTCCCGGCCCGCTACCTCCGCAAGAACGCGGACGGCGAGCCCACCGAGACGCAGGAGGAACTGTTCGAGCGCGTCGGCCGCAACGTCGCGCTCGCGGAGGCCGTGTACGAGGCCGACGAGCCCGTCACCGTCACGCCCGATCAGCTCAAGCCCGGCCACCCCCGACGCGACGAACTCGCCGAGGAGGTCTTCGGCAAGGGCGTCACCGCCGACGACGAGGACGCCGAGACCGAGCTGACCGTCTACAACGTCAACAAGTTCGCCTACGAGACGGTCGTCCCCGAGCTTCCCGACGACGTACGCACGCACGTCGAGGAGACGGCCGACGAGTTCCAGGAGCTGATGGAGCGGCTCTCGTTCATGCCGAACTCGCCGACGCTGATGAACGCCGGCGACGAGCTCCAGCAGCTCTCCGCCTGCTTCGTCGACTCCCCCGCCGACGACATCGACGACATCCACCAGACGGCCAAGGAGGCCGCGCAGGTGTTCCAGTCCGGCGGCGGGATGGGGTACGCGTTCTGGAAGCTTCGCCCGTACGGCGACGCGGTCGGCTCCACCGGCGGCATCGCCTCCGGGCCGATCACGTTCATGCGCACGTTCGACCAGATGTGCGAGACCATCGCGCAGGGCGGCGCCCGCCGCGGCGCCCAGATGGGCGTCATGCGCGTCTCGCACCCGGACGTGATCCAGTTCATCCACGCGAAGAACAAGGACGTCAGCCTCGCGAACACGCTCCGCCTGAACGACCCCGACGACTTCACGCACACGTCGTTCGCGGACGCGCTCGACGAGGCGCGCGAGCTGATCGACGACGACGGGAAGGTGCCCAAGCACCTCCGAAACGCCGTCGAGGGCCACCTCTCGAACTTCAACATCTCCGTCGGCGTCACCGACGACTTCATGGAGGCGCTGGAGAACGGCGAGGAGTTCACGTTCACCAACCCGCGCACGGAGGAGCCCCACGTCGCGACGCCCGAGACGAAGGAGCTGTACGAGATGTTCGGCCTCGGCGAGCACGTCGAGGTCGGCGAGGAGCTGTCGGTGCCGGCCGCGGACCTGTGGGATCACATCGTCGAGGGCGCCCACGAGAACGGCGAGCCCGGCGTCATCTACCTCGAACGGGTGAACAAGCTCCACAGCTTCGACGTGGAGGAGCACCCCGACCACCGCATCCTCGCGACGAACCCCTGCGGCGAGCAGCCCCTCGAGGAGTACGAGGCGTGCAACCTCGGCCACATCAACCTCTCGACGCTCGCGGATCTGGACGCGCCCGACTGGCGCGTCTGGGTCGAGGAGCACGGCGACGAGTACGAGAGCGAGGAGGCCGCCGTCGAGGCGTTCCTCGAGGACGCCATCGACTGGGAGGAGTTCGACTACCGCGTCGAGATGGGGACGCGCTTCCTCGAGAACGTCGTCACCATGTCGGACTTCCCGGTGCCGAAGATCGAGGAGAAGGTCCGCGACATGCGCAAGATCGGCCTCGGCGTCATGGGCCTCGCGCAGCTGTACATCCAGCTCGGCGTCCGCTACGGCTCCGAGACGGGCAACCTGATCGCCGAGGAGCTGATGACCCACATCAACCACGGGTCGAAGGCCGCCAGCCACGATCTCGCCGAGGAGCGGGGCGTGTTCAACGACTGGGCGGACTCGAAGTACGCCGACCCCGTCCGCTACGCCGACTGGTTCGAGCAGTACGTCGGCGAGGACCCTCACGACTGGGCGGACGGCTACCCGATCCGCAACCACAACACGACGACCATCGCGCCGACGGGCACCACGTCGATGGTGGGCAACACCACCGGCGGCTGCGAGCCCATCTACAACGTCGCCTACTACAAGAACGTCTCCGACGACGTGCAGGGCGACGAGATGCTCGTCGAGTTCGACGACTACTTCCTGCGCACGCTGGAGGCGAACGACATCGACGTCGACGCCGTGAAGGAGGAGGCACAGGAGCAGATGGCGAACAACGAGTTCGACGGCGTCGACGGCCTGGAGACGGTGCCGGACGCCATCGGCGAGCTGTTCGTCGTCACCGGCGACCTCACCGCGAAGGACCACGCCGGCGTGCAGGTCGCCTGCCAGACGGGCGTCGACTCGGCCATCTCGAAGACGGTGAACGCGCCCAACGACTCCACGCTGGAGGACGCTCAGGAGGTCTTCGAGTACATCTACGAGCACGGCGGCAAGGGCGTCACCTACTACCGCGACGGCACCCGCTCGAAGCAGGTGCTCACCACGCGCGCCGACAACGCCGACTTCGCCGACGAGAGCGAGGCCGCCGAGGCGCTCGTCGAGCAGATCTCCGAGGTCTTCGGCGGCATCGAGGGCTTCCTCGAGAACGAGGACGTGCAGGCCGCGCTCGACGAGGAGGTGTCGGACCTGCTGGAGGCCGCCGACGAGAAGACGGTCCACATCGACTACACCGAGAAGCGCGCCCGGCCGGACTCGCTGCGCGGGGTCACCCAGCTCATCGAGACCGGCTACGGGAAGATGTACATCACCATCAACGAGGACCCCGAGACCGGCGAGCCGTTCGAGCTGTTCGCCAACATCGGCCACTCCGGCGGCTTCACGAACTCCTTCACGGAGTCGCTGGCGAAGGTCATCTCGACGGCGCTGCGGTCGGGCGTCGACCCGCGCGAGATCGTCGACGAGCTCCAGGGTACCCGCAGCCCGAAGATCGCCTGGGACAAGGGCGAGCAGATCCAGTCCATCCCGGACGCGATCGGCACGGCGATGCGCCGCTACCTCGACGACGAGGTGGAGAAGGGCTACCCCGAGCAGACGAGCCTCGACGAGGTCGGCGCCGGCGCCGACGCCGACGCGCCCGCCCCCGAGTCCGACGGCGGCACCGCCGTCGAGGGCGGGGTCTCTGACACCGAGAGCGGGGTCTCCGACGCCGGACCCGCCGACGCGGGCGCGCCCGGACCGGAGGACGCCGGCGCGGCCGAGCGACAGTCGGACGCGGTCGACGAACTCATCGCCAACGGCGAGTCGCCCGAGTGTCCCGACTGCGGCAGCATGACGCTGTACTACTCGGAGGGCTGCAAAACCTGCGAGAGTTGCGGCTGGAGCGAGTGCTGA